One Branchiostoma floridae strain S238N-H82 chromosome 15, Bfl_VNyyK, whole genome shotgun sequence DNA window includes the following coding sequences:
- the LOC118432330 gene encoding zinc finger protein 37 homolog — MENPSCSSGQQTKHTGDKPYICEECGYRTDGKSKLCRHMRTHTGEKPYKCYQCDYSATQKCTLDRHLAKHSGDKPYMCGECGYRTTLKSTLSKHMRTHTGEKPYKCDQCGYSVARKYHLSQHMRTHTGEKPYKCDQCDYSAAKKSNLDQHHLSKHTKEKPYKCDHCEHSARSRSALDYHLKTKHTGQKPFMCGICGYGSALKYGLIRHMRIHTGEKPYKCDRCDFSAAWKSNLDNHCKTKHN; from the coding sequence ATGGAAAATCCCAGCTGCAGCTCTGGACAGCagacaaaacacactggtgacaaaccctacatttgtgaggagtgtgggtacaggacagatGGAAAGTCTAAATTATGCAGGCATATGaggacccacacaggagaaaaaccctacaagtgttaccagtgtgactattctgcaacacagaAATGCACTTTGGATAGGCATCTAGCAAAGCActctggtgataagccctacatgtgtggggagtgtgggtacaggacaactctgAAGTCtaccttatccaaacatatgagaactcatactggtgaaaagccctacaagtgtgaccagtgtgggtACAGTGTAGCTAGAAAGTATCACTTATCCCagcacatgagaacacacacaggggaaaaaccctacaagtgtgaccaatgtgactattctgcagcaaaaaaatccaatttggaccaacatcatCTGTCTAAACACACCAaagagaaaccctataaatgtgaccattGTGAACATTCTGCTAGAAGTAGATCTGCTCTGGACTACcatctaaaaacaaaacataccgGACAaaagcccttcatgtgtggCATTTGTGGATACGGGTCGGCACTCAAGTATGGCTTAATCCGGCACATGAGAAtccataccggtgaaaaaccatacaagtgtgaccggtgtgacttttctgcagcaTGGAAATCCAATTTGGACAATCACTGTAAAACTAAGCACAACTGA
- the LOC118432643 gene encoding C-type lectin-like: MPDKLKWTDAKSRCEQHGAHLTSVKDATENKLISQLISSALKQEKDDLVWIGLTNGKKVISILQLWGSDLKWTDGSPVSYTNWAKGQPTVAGPFIFIGKAGGNCAGMYSKKPGWLMMGRGEIGQWKTGRCDSQHPFICKKPK; encoded by the exons ATGCCGGACAAACTGAAATGGACTGACGCAAAATCGCGATGCGAACAACACGGTGCACATCTTACTTCAGTCAAGGACGCCACCGAGAACAAACTCATCAGTCAGCTCATATCCAGTG CCCTCAAGCAAGAGAAGGATGACCTTGTTTGGATCGGACTCACGAATGGAAAGAAAG TAATTTCTATTCTGCAGTTGTGGGGAAGCGATTTGAAGTGGACAGATGGATCACCGGTCTCTTACACCAACTGGGCTAAGGGCCAGCCAACAGTGGCAGGACCTTTCATCTTCATCGGGAAAGCTGGAGGGAACTGTGCCGGCATGTACTCTAAG AAGCCAGGCTGGCTGATGATGGGCCGGGGAGAAATAGGACAGTGGAAAACTGGGAGATGTGACAGCCAGCATCCCTTTATTTGCAAGAAGCCAAAATGA